The genomic interval TCCACGGTCTTGTCCGTGGGCTCAATGATGTCCATGATCCGCTTGTGGGTGCGGATCTCGAACTGGTCACGTGACTTCTTGTTCACGTGCGGCGAACGCAACAGCGTGTAACGTTCGATCTTGGTCGGCAACGGGATGGGGCCGCGCACCAGCGCACCGGTGCGCTTGGCGGTGTCGACAATTTCCGATGCCGAGCGATCGATCAGTCGATGATCGAACGCCTTTAGCCGAATACGAATCTTCTGGTTGGCCATATCCCGTTACTCAATAATCTTCGCCACCACCCCGGCGCCGACGGTACGACCGCCTTCGCGGATCGCGAAGCGCAGGCCTTCGTCCATGGCGATGGGGGCGATGAGGGCGACCGTCATCTTCA from Acidiferrobacteraceae bacterium carries:
- the rpsJ gene encoding 30S ribosomal protein S10; protein product: MANQKIRIRLKAFDHRLIDRSASEIVDTAKRTGALVRGPIPLPTKIERYTLLRSPHVNKKSRDQFEIRTHKRIMDIIEPTDKTVDALMKLDLAAGVDVEIKLN